The Streptomyces sp. SS1-1 genome has a segment encoding these proteins:
- a CDS encoding beta-N-acetylhexosaminidase, with protein sequence MTDLTSARELIPAPRTVESPGEGPGGAPGEAPGERTLTLDAGTTLWAADGTGTTERWLRATLGAAFGLPLRPGPPDAPGAVRLLLDGTLDAEAYRLTAGPDGGVEIRGGDAAGVFWGAQTLRQLLGPDAFRRAPVRPGALPVLAPGTVEDAPRFRWRGLMLDVARHFMPKDGVLRYLDLMAAHKLNVFHFHLTDDQGWRVEIRKYPKLTETGSWRARTKFGHRASPLWEEKPHGGFYTQDDIREIVAYAAERHITVVPEIDVPGHSQAAIAAYPELGNTDVVDTTALSVWDSWGISPNVLAPTDTTLRFYEGVFEEVLELFPGEFVHVGGDECLKDQWRGSPAAQERVRELGVQDEDGLQAWFIGHFDRWLSARGRRLIGWDEILEGGLAPGAAVSSWRGYAGGVAAARAGHDVVMCPEQQVYLDHRQDAGADEPVPIGYVRTLEDVYRFEPVPGELTPEESRHVLGTQANVWTEVMEDASRVDYQTFPRLAAFAEVAWSRLPAPAERDFAGFERRMTAHYARLDALGVAYRPPAGPRPWQRRPGVLGRPIDGPPPNR encoded by the coding sequence GTGACTGACCTGACTTCCGCGAGGGAACTGATTCCGGCACCGCGCACGGTCGAGAGCCCGGGCGAGGGCCCGGGAGGGGCGCCGGGGGAGGCACCCGGGGAGCGCACCCTCACCCTCGACGCCGGCACCACCCTGTGGGCGGCCGACGGCACCGGCACCACGGAACGCTGGCTGCGCGCCACCCTCGGCGCGGCGTTCGGCCTGCCCCTGCGACCTGGGCCGCCGGACGCGCCGGGCGCCGTCAGGCTGCTCCTGGACGGCACCCTGGACGCGGAGGCGTACCGGCTCACCGCCGGCCCGGACGGCGGCGTGGAGATCCGCGGAGGCGACGCCGCCGGCGTCTTCTGGGGCGCTCAGACCCTGCGTCAGCTCCTCGGCCCCGACGCGTTCCGCCGCGCCCCCGTCCGCCCCGGCGCCCTTCCCGTCCTCGCGCCCGGGACCGTCGAGGACGCCCCCCGATTCCGCTGGCGCGGCCTCATGCTCGACGTGGCACGGCACTTCATGCCCAAGGACGGCGTGCTGCGCTATCTGGACCTGATGGCCGCCCACAAACTCAACGTCTTCCACTTCCATCTGACGGACGACCAGGGCTGGCGCGTCGAGATCAGGAAGTACCCGAAGCTCACCGAGACGGGGTCCTGGCGGGCGCGCACCAAATTCGGCCACCGCGCCTCCCCGCTCTGGGAGGAGAAGCCGCACGGTGGCTTCTACACCCAGGACGACATCCGCGAGATCGTGGCGTACGCCGCCGAGCGGCATATCACCGTCGTCCCGGAAATCGACGTGCCCGGTCACTCGCAGGCCGCGATCGCCGCGTACCCGGAACTCGGCAACACCGACGTCGTCGACACCACGGCCCTCTCCGTGTGGGACTCCTGGGGCATCTCCCCGAACGTACTCGCCCCCACCGACACCACCCTGCGCTTCTACGAGGGGGTGTTCGAGGAAGTCCTGGAACTCTTCCCGGGCGAGTTCGTGCATGTCGGCGGTGACGAATGCCTCAAGGACCAGTGGCGCGGCTCGCCCGCCGCGCAGGAACGCGTCCGGGAACTCGGCGTGCAGGACGAGGACGGTCTCCAGGCGTGGTTCATCGGCCATTTCGACCGGTGGCTGTCCGCGCGCGGGCGCCGGCTCATCGGCTGGGACGAGATCCTGGAGGGCGGGCTCGCGCCGGGCGCCGCCGTGTCGTCCTGGCGCGGCTACGCGGGCGGTGTCGCGGCGGCCCGCGCGGGCCACGACGTCGTCATGTGCCCCGAGCAGCAGGTGTACCTGGACCACCGGCAGGACGCGGGCGCCGACGAGCCGGTGCCGATCGGGTACGTGCGCACCCTGGAGGACGTCTACCGGTTCGAGCCGGTGCCGGGGGAGTTGACGCCCGAGGAGTCCCGGCACGTGCTGGGCACGCAGGCCAACGTGTGGACCGAGGTGATGGAGGACGCCTCGCGCGTCGACTACCAGACGTTCCCGCGGCTGGCCGCGTTCGCCGAGGTCGCCTGGAGCCGCCTGCCCGCCCCGGCCGAGCGGGACTTCGCCGGCTTCGAGCGGCGGATGACGGCCCACTACGCGCGCCTGGACGCCCTCGGCGTCGCCTACCGGCCGCCGGCCGGGCCCCGGCCCTGGCAGCGGCGCCCCGGGGTGCTCGGCCGTCCCATCGACGGACCGCCACCGAACAGATGA
- a CDS encoding FAD binding domain-containing protein, which produces MTTHAPQAAQAVTLPTTLDEAVAALTAMPAAVPVAGGTDLMAAVNSGQLRPAALVGLGKISEIRGWQYQDGHALLGAGLTHARMGRPDFAALIPALAAAARAAGPPQIRNAGTLGGNVASASHTGDALPVLAALEATLIIAGPGGARREIPVSHLLAGVDTLRAGELIGYVRVPLLHAPQVFLKATGRTGPGRALASVAVVLDPARRGIRCAVGAIAPMPLRPLEAEQWVAQLIDWDNSRAIVPEALQAFGEYVAAACIPDPAPAEDGSVAQHPPAVLHLRRTVAALARRALGRALS; this is translated from the coding sequence TTGACCACGCACGCACCGCAGGCGGCGCAGGCCGTCACGCTGCCCACGACGCTGGACGAGGCCGTGGCGGCGCTCACCGCCATGCCCGCCGCCGTGCCCGTCGCGGGCGGCACCGACCTCATGGCCGCCGTCAACTCCGGACAGCTGCGGCCCGCCGCCCTCGTCGGCCTCGGCAAGATCAGCGAGATCCGTGGCTGGCAGTACCAGGACGGGCACGCCCTGCTCGGCGCCGGACTCACCCACGCGCGCATGGGCCGCCCCGACTTCGCCGCCCTGATCCCGGCGCTCGCGGCCGCCGCGCGCGCCGCGGGCCCGCCGCAGATCCGCAACGCCGGCACCCTCGGCGGCAACGTGGCCTCCGCGTCCCACACCGGTGACGCGCTGCCCGTCCTCGCCGCCCTGGAGGCGACCCTGATCATCGCGGGCCCGGGCGGGGCCCGCCGCGAGATCCCCGTGTCGCACCTGCTGGCGGGCGTGGACACGCTGCGCGCCGGTGAACTCATCGGCTACGTGCGCGTGCCCCTGCTGCACGCCCCGCAGGTCTTCCTCAAGGCCACCGGGCGCACCGGCCCCGGGCGTGCCCTCGCGTCCGTCGCGGTCGTCCTCGACCCGGCCCGGCGCGGCATCCGCTGCGCGGTGGGCGCCATAGCGCCGATGCCGCTGCGGCCCCTGGAGGCCGAGCAGTGGGTCGCCCAGCTGATCGACTGGGACAACAGCCGCGCGATCGTCCCCGAGGCCCTCCAGGCCTTCGGCGAGTACGTCGCCGCGGCCTGCATCCCCGACCCGGCCCCGGCCGAGGACGGGAGCGTGGCCCAGCACCCGCCCGCCGTACTGCACCTGCGGCGCACCGTCGCCGCGCTGGCCCGACGAGCACTGGGGAGGGCGCTGTCGTGA
- a CDS encoding YqgE/AlgH family protein has protein sequence MTEVSSLTGRLLVATPALADPNFDRAVVLLLDHDEEGSLGVVLNRPTPVDVGDILEGWADLTGEPGVVFQGGPVSLDSALGVAVIPGDADGDSAPLGWRRVHGAIGLVDLEAPPELLASAVGSLRIFAGYAGWGPGQLEDELVDGAWYVVESEPGDVSSPAPERLWREVLRRQRNELAMVATYPDDPSLN, from the coding sequence ATGACCGAGGTGTCCTCGCTCACAGGGCGGCTGCTCGTGGCCACGCCCGCCCTGGCGGACCCGAACTTCGACCGCGCGGTGGTGCTCCTTCTCGACCACGACGAGGAGGGCTCCCTCGGTGTCGTCCTCAACCGGCCGACCCCCGTCGACGTCGGCGACATCCTGGAGGGCTGGGCGGATCTCACCGGTGAGCCCGGTGTCGTCTTCCAGGGCGGCCCGGTGTCGCTGGACTCGGCGCTCGGCGTCGCCGTGATCCCCGGCGACGCGGACGGGGACAGCGCGCCGCTGGGCTGGCGCCGGGTGCACGGCGCGATCGGCCTGGTGGACCTGGAGGCGCCGCCGGAGCTGCTGGCCTCGGCCGTCGGGTCGCTGCGGATCTTCGCCGGGTACGCCGGCTGGGGGCCCGGCCAGCTGGAGGACGAACTGGTCGACGGCGCCTGGTACGTCGTCGAGTCCGAGCCCGGTGACGTGTCGTCCCCGGCGCCGGAGCGGCTGTGGCGGGAGGTGCTGCGCCGCCAGCGCAACGAGCTGGCGATGGTGGCCACGTATCCGGACGACCCGTCGCTCAACTGA
- a CDS encoding extracellular solute-binding protein, whose protein sequence is MNTRKPAVRVLGATALAAATLIVSACAPQTTGDSSSDKDEKTGTLRVWLFQEVGNKPKEKVVDAVVAGFEKEHEGTKVDVEYIPVETRAQRVKAAFNDPKSAPDLMEYGNTDTAGYVKDGGLLDVSEEFAAWDEAKDTDPTARQSVTVDGKVYGAPFYVGVRALYYRTDVFDELGLEVPRTMDELATTARKIRAEKPELYGLVVGGAYTYGAMPFVWANGGELAEGKGGSYASAIDSAQAQKGIKAYTSLFSDDNCPAAKCAGMGGNDTVTAFAAGKAGMAIGGDFSHAAVEAGKVKGKYGVVPLPGVKAGTVAPAFAGGNNIGVLKSTSHRTLAVELMERLAAKDTQESMFEAMGFLPTFADVRRQAAAKKPYVKPFVETLAAGTKFVPASPAWAQIDSSLVLPTMFQEVVSGKKDVAGASRDAAKKMDAAFGSAG, encoded by the coding sequence ATGAACACCCGGAAGCCAGCTGTCCGTGTCCTCGGGGCCACGGCCCTCGCGGCCGCCACCCTGATCGTCTCCGCCTGCGCCCCCCAGACCACCGGCGACTCCTCCTCCGACAAGGACGAGAAGACCGGCACCCTGCGGGTCTGGCTGTTCCAGGAGGTCGGCAACAAGCCCAAGGAGAAGGTCGTCGACGCGGTCGTCGCCGGCTTCGAGAAGGAGCACGAGGGCACGAAGGTCGACGTCGAGTACATCCCCGTCGAGACCCGCGCCCAGCGCGTCAAGGCCGCCTTCAACGACCCCAAGTCCGCCCCCGACCTCATGGAGTACGGCAACACCGACACCGCCGGCTATGTGAAGGACGGCGGACTCCTCGACGTCAGCGAGGAGTTCGCGGCCTGGGACGAGGCGAAGGACACCGACCCCACCGCCCGCCAGTCCGTCACCGTCGACGGCAAGGTCTACGGGGCGCCCTTCTACGTCGGTGTCCGCGCCCTGTACTACCGCACCGACGTCTTCGACGAGCTCGGCCTGGAAGTGCCGAGGACGATGGACGAGTTGGCCACCACCGCGCGCAAGATCCGCGCCGAGAAGCCCGAGTTGTACGGTCTCGTCGTCGGCGGCGCCTACACCTACGGCGCCATGCCCTTCGTGTGGGCCAACGGCGGAGAACTCGCCGAGGGCAAGGGCGGCTCGTACGCCTCCGCGATCGACAGCGCCCAGGCCCAGAAGGGCATCAAGGCCTACACCTCGCTCTTCTCCGACGACAACTGCCCTGCCGCGAAGTGCGCCGGCATGGGCGGCAACGACACCGTGACCGCGTTCGCCGCCGGCAAGGCGGGCATGGCCATCGGCGGCGACTTCAGCCACGCCGCGGTCGAGGCCGGCAAGGTCAAGGGCAAGTACGGCGTCGTCCCCCTGCCCGGCGTGAAGGCCGGCACGGTCGCACCCGCGTTCGCGGGCGGCAACAACATCGGCGTCCTGAAGAGCACCTCCCACCGCACGCTCGCCGTCGAACTGATGGAGCGGCTGGCCGCCAAGGACACCCAGGAGTCGATGTTCGAGGCGATGGGCTTCCTGCCGACCTTCGCCGACGTACGCCGGCAGGCCGCGGCGAAGAAGCCGTACGTGAAGCCGTTCGTCGAGACGCTGGCCGCCGGGACCAAGTTCGTGCCCGCCTCGCCCGCCTGGGCCCAGATCGACTCGTCGCTGGTCCTGCCGACCATGTTCCAGGAGGTCGTCAGCGGCAAGAAGGACGTCGCCGGGGCCTCGCGCGACGCGGCGAAGAAGATGGACGCGGCGTTCGGCTCCGCCGGATGA
- a CDS encoding carbohydrate ABC transporter permease, protein MNATRLVRRPWRLLAEATALLIAVVVAFPLYWMVLGAFKPAGEIESTEPRPWTLSPSLDSFRRVFEQNEFGRYFVNSLVVACTVVVVSALIAFLAATAVTRFRFRFRTTLLIMFLVAQMVPVEALTIPLFFLMRDFGQLNTLGSLILPHIAFSLPFAIWMLRGFVKAVPEALEEAAYMDGASRSRFLWQILFPLVFPGLVATSVFSFISAWNDFLFAKSFIISDTSQSTLPMALLVFYKPDEPDWGGVMAASTVMTIPVLIFFVLVQRRLVSGLGGAVKD, encoded by the coding sequence ATGAACGCGACGCGCCTCGTACGGCGCCCCTGGCGGCTGCTCGCGGAGGCCACCGCGCTGCTGATCGCCGTGGTGGTCGCCTTCCCCCTGTACTGGATGGTGCTCGGCGCCTTCAAACCGGCCGGGGAGATCGAGTCCACCGAGCCGCGGCCGTGGACGCTGTCCCCCTCTCTCGATTCCTTCCGGAGGGTCTTCGAGCAGAACGAATTCGGCCGCTACTTCGTCAACAGTCTCGTCGTCGCGTGCACGGTCGTGGTCGTCTCCGCGCTCATCGCGTTTCTCGCCGCGACCGCGGTGACACGATTCCGGTTCCGCTTCCGCACCACCCTGCTCATCATGTTCCTGGTGGCCCAGATGGTGCCCGTCGAGGCCCTGACGATCCCGCTGTTCTTCCTCATGCGGGACTTCGGCCAGCTGAACACGCTCGGGTCGCTGATCCTGCCCCACATCGCCTTCTCGCTGCCCTTCGCGATCTGGATGCTGCGGGGCTTCGTGAAGGCCGTTCCGGAGGCCCTGGAGGAGGCCGCCTACATGGACGGCGCGAGCCGGTCGCGATTCCTGTGGCAGATCCTTTTCCCGCTCGTCTTCCCGGGCCTCGTGGCCACGAGCGTGTTTTCCTTCATCTCCGCCTGGAACGACTTCCTGTTCGCCAAGTCGTTCATCATCAGCGACACCTCCCAGTCGACCCTTCCGATGGCCCTGCTCGTCTTCTACAAGCCCGACGAGCCGGACTGGGGCGGCGTGATGGCGGCGTCCACGGTGATGACGATTCCGGTGCTCATCTTCTTCGTCCTCGTGCAGCGGCGACTCGTGTCGGGGCTGGGCGGGGCGGTAAAGGACTGA
- the murA gene encoding UDP-N-acetylglucosamine 1-carboxyvinyltransferase — protein MTVNGNDDVLLVHGGTPLEGEIRVRGAKNLVPKAMVAALLGSGPSRLRNVPDIRDVRVVRGLLQLHGVTVRPGEEPGELVMDPSHVESANVADIDAHAGSSRIPILFCGPLLHRLGHAFIPGLGGCDIGGRPIDFHFEVLRQFGARIEKRADGQYLEAPQRLRGTKIRLPYPSVGATEQVLLTAVLAEGVTELSNAAVEPEIEDLICVLQKMGAIIAMDTDRTIRITGVDKLGGYTHRALPDRLEAASWASAALATEGNIYVRGAQQRSMMTFLNTYRKVGGAFEIDDEGIRFWHPGGQLKSIALETDVHPGFQTDWQQPLVVALTQATGLSIIHETVYESRLGFTSALNQMGAHIQLYRECLGGSDCRFGQRNFLHSAVVSGPTKLQGADLVIPDLRGGFSYLIAALAAQGTSRVHGIELINRGYENFMEKLVELGAKVELPGKALG, from the coding sequence ATGACCGTCAACGGCAATGACGATGTACTGCTTGTCCACGGCGGAACCCCGCTCGAGGGCGAGATCCGTGTCCGCGGTGCGAAGAACCTCGTACCGAAGGCCATGGTCGCCGCCCTCCTGGGCAGTGGCCCCAGCCGACTGCGCAACGTCCCGGACATCCGGGACGTCCGGGTCGTCCGCGGCCTGCTCCAACTGCACGGTGTCACCGTCCGTCCGGGCGAGGAGCCGGGCGAGTTGGTGATGGACCCGTCGCACGTCGAGAGCGCCAACGTCGCTGACATCGATGCCCACGCGGGCTCGAGCCGTATCCCGATCCTGTTCTGCGGCCCCCTGCTGCACCGCCTCGGCCACGCCTTCATCCCCGGTCTCGGCGGCTGCGACATCGGCGGCCGGCCCATCGACTTCCACTTCGAGGTGCTGCGGCAGTTCGGCGCGCGGATCGAGAAGCGGGCCGACGGGCAGTACCTGGAGGCCCCGCAGCGGCTGCGCGGCACCAAGATCCGGCTGCCGTACCCGTCCGTCGGCGCCACCGAGCAGGTGCTGCTGACGGCCGTCCTCGCGGAGGGCGTCACCGAGCTCTCGAACGCGGCCGTCGAGCCGGAGATCGAGGACCTCATCTGCGTCCTGCAGAAGATGGGCGCCATCATCGCGATGGACACCGACCGCACGATCCGCATCACCGGTGTGGACAAGCTCGGCGGTTACACCCACCGCGCCCTGCCGGACCGCCTGGAGGCCGCCTCCTGGGCGTCCGCGGCGCTCGCGACCGAGGGCAACATCTACGTCCGCGGCGCGCAGCAGCGTTCGATGATGACGTTCCTCAACACCTACCGGAAGGTGGGCGGGGCCTTCGAGATCGACGACGAGGGCATCCGTTTCTGGCACCCGGGCGGCCAGTTGAAGTCCATCGCGCTGGAGACCGACGTGCACCCGGGCTTCCAGACCGACTGGCAGCAGCCCCTGGTGGTCGCGCTGACGCAGGCGACGGGCCTGTCCATCATCCACGAGACGGTCTACGAGTCCCGGCTCGGCTTCACGTCCGCCCTGAACCAGATGGGCGCGCACATCCAGCTGTACCGCGAGTGCCTGGGCGGCTCCGACTGCCGCTTCGGCCAGCGCAACTTCCTGCACTCGGCGGTCGTCTCCGGCCCGACGAAGCTCCAGGGCGCCGACCTGGTCATCCCCGACCTGCGGGGCGGCTTCTCGTACCTCATCGCCGCGCTGGCGGCCCAGGGCACGTCCCGGGTCCACGGCATCGAACTGATCAACCGCGGCTACGAGAACTTCATGGAGAAGCTCGTGGAGCTGGGGGCGAAGGTCGAGCTGCCGGGCAAGGCGCTCGGCTGA
- a CDS encoding HU family DNA-binding protein — MNRSELVAALADRAEVTRKDADAVLAAFAETVGEVVAKGDEKVTIPGFLTFERTHRAARTARNPQTGDPIQIPAGYSVKVSAGSKLKEAAKGK; from the coding sequence ATGAACCGCAGTGAGCTGGTGGCCGCGCTGGCCGACCGCGCCGAGGTGACCCGCAAGGACGCCGACGCCGTGCTGGCCGCGTTCGCCGAGACCGTCGGCGAGGTCGTCGCGAAGGGCGACGAGAAGGTCACCATCCCTGGCTTCCTGACCTTCGAGCGCACCCACCGTGCCGCTCGCACCGCCCGCAACCCGCAGACCGGCGACCCGATCCAGATCCCCGCCGGCTACAGCGTGAAGGTCTCCGCGGGCTCCAAGCTCAAGGAAGCCGCCAAGGGCAAGTAA
- a CDS encoding DUF3039 domain-containing protein has translation MSTLEPERGTGTGTLVEPTPQTSHGDGDHERFAHYVQKDKIMASALDGTPVVALCGKVWVPGRDPKKYPVCPMCKEIYESMGAGGDDKGKGKGDK, from the coding sequence ATGAGCACTCTCGAGCCCGAGCGCGGGACTGGTACGGGGACCCTCGTCGAGCCCACGCCGCAGACTTCCCACGGCGACGGTGACCACGAGCGCTTCGCCCACTACGTCCAGAAGGACAAGATCATGGCGAGCGCCCTCGACGGCACCCCCGTCGTGGCGCTCTGCGGCAAGGTCTGGGTGCCCGGCCGCGATCCCAAGAAGTATCCCGTGTGCCCCATGTGCAAGGAGATCTACGAGTCCATGGGCGCCGGCGGCGACGACAAGGGCAAGGGCAAGGGCGACAAGTAG
- a CDS encoding carbohydrate ABC transporter permease encodes MTAPARPRARRPRSTTPWLYLAPALVVIGGLLVYPVYQLGLISFFEYTQAQVSGGEPTTFQGLGNYAELFSDEQFWQVLLATVAFAAACVLSTLAAGCALAVLLTRVRAVPRLALMLAALGAWATPAITGSTVWLFLFDPDFGPVNRLLGLGDHSWTYGRLSAFFLVLLEVVWCSFPFVMVTVYAGIRAVPAEVLEAAALDGASQWRIWRSVLAPMLRPILVVVTIQSVIWDFKVFTQIYVMTGGGGIAGQNLVLNVYAYQKAFASSQYSLGSAIGVVMLLILLAVTLVYLRLLRRQGEEL; translated from the coding sequence ATGACAGCGCCCGCCCGGCCGCGGGCCCGCCGCCCGCGGAGCACGACACCCTGGCTCTACCTGGCCCCCGCCCTCGTCGTCATCGGCGGACTGCTCGTCTACCCCGTCTACCAGCTCGGCCTGATCTCGTTCTTCGAGTACACCCAGGCCCAGGTCAGCGGCGGGGAGCCGACCACCTTCCAGGGGCTGGGGAACTACGCCGAGCTGTTCTCCGACGAGCAGTTCTGGCAGGTGCTGCTCGCCACCGTCGCCTTCGCGGCGGCCTGCGTCCTGTCGACGCTGGCCGCCGGCTGCGCCCTCGCCGTCCTGCTGACCCGGGTACGGGCCGTGCCGCGGCTGGCGCTGATGCTGGCCGCGCTCGGCGCCTGGGCCACTCCCGCCATCACCGGCTCCACGGTCTGGCTGTTCCTGTTCGACCCGGACTTCGGCCCGGTGAACCGCCTGCTCGGGCTCGGCGACCACTCGTGGACGTACGGCCGCCTCAGCGCCTTCTTCCTGGTGCTGCTCGAAGTGGTCTGGTGCTCCTTCCCGTTCGTGATGGTGACGGTCTACGCCGGCATCCGGGCCGTCCCCGCCGAGGTGCTGGAGGCCGCCGCCCTGGACGGCGCCTCGCAGTGGCGGATCTGGCGCTCGGTGCTCGCGCCGATGCTCCGGCCGATCCTCGTGGTCGTCACCATCCAGTCGGTGATCTGGGACTTCAAGGTCTTCACCCAGATCTACGTCATGACGGGCGGCGGCGGCATCGCCGGCCAGAACCTGGTGCTGAACGTGTACGCCTACCAGAAGGCCTTCGCGTCCTCGCAGTACAGCCTGGGCTCGGCGATCGGCGTCGTCATGCTGCTGATCCTGCTGGCGGTCACGCTCGTGTACCTGAGGCTGCTGCGACGGCAGGGAGAGGAACTGTGA
- a CDS encoding 2Fe-2S iron-sulfur cluster-binding protein, translated as MTDDRHGEGAPRGNGRWDPLPQGEYDDGATAFVELPEGGIDALLASADSPLAAPGQGYVPPRITAAPGTTDPAATGGWPAAGTPGEGAGWPDPNAAPQDGGDRFTYNPAATQQWNLPDAQSRPPGQGVTGQDATGQDVTGQWSIPLAGGDLPDESGEFTTSSLVEQWGGGAPATLPGGASAPWAPQQPEQPWERSAAPGEPLADGPGDAHAAAPAQRSAPDAAQAAENAAQAAREAGEAVAAVEDAQDAPEAAQSPAEPSDGPADGDTDATRAEEPGETPPPPGEEHPLASYVLRVNGVDRPVSDAWIGESLLYVLRERLGLAGAKDGCSQGECGACNVQVDGRLVASCLVPAVTAAGSEVRTVEGLAEDGHPSDVQRALARCGAVQCGFCVPGMAMTVHDLLEGNPAPSELETRQALCGNLCRCSGYRGVVRAVQEVVAERAAHAAESPDGDEDEPRIPHQAGPGAGGVHASAFEAPGAMGPHDPYGQDGGQA; from the coding sequence GTGACCGACGACCGGCACGGAGAGGGCGCGCCCCGCGGCAACGGCCGCTGGGACCCGCTGCCCCAGGGCGAGTACGACGACGGCGCCACGGCCTTCGTGGAGCTGCCCGAGGGCGGCATCGACGCCCTCCTCGCCTCCGCCGACAGCCCGCTCGCCGCCCCCGGCCAGGGGTACGTGCCGCCGCGGATCACCGCCGCGCCCGGCACCACCGACCCGGCCGCCACCGGCGGCTGGCCCGCCGCGGGCACGCCCGGCGAGGGCGCCGGGTGGCCCGACCCCAACGCCGCCCCCCAGGACGGCGGCGACCGGTTCACGTACAACCCCGCGGCCACCCAGCAGTGGAACCTCCCGGACGCCCAGAGCCGGCCGCCCGGGCAGGGCGTCACCGGGCAGGACGCCACCGGGCAGGACGTCACCGGTCAGTGGTCGATCCCGCTCGCCGGAGGGGACCTTCCGGACGAGTCGGGCGAGTTCACCACCTCCTCCCTCGTCGAGCAGTGGGGCGGCGGCGCCCCGGCCACCCTGCCGGGCGGCGCCTCCGCCCCGTGGGCGCCCCAGCAGCCCGAGCAGCCCTGGGAGCGGTCCGCGGCCCCCGGCGAGCCCCTGGCCGACGGCCCGGGCGACGCCCACGCGGCCGCCCCCGCGCAGCGGTCCGCACCCGACGCCGCACAGGCCGCCGAGAACGCCGCCCAGGCGGCCCGTGAGGCGGGCGAGGCGGTGGCGGCCGTGGAGGACGCCCAGGACGCCCCCGAGGCCGCCCAGAGCCCCGCGGAGCCCTCCGACGGCCCCGCCGACGGCGACACCGACGCCACCCGCGCCGAGGAGCCCGGCGAGACGCCCCCGCCCCCCGGCGAGGAACACCCCCTGGCCTCCTACGTCCTGCGCGTCAACGGCGTCGACCGGCCCGTCTCCGACGCCTGGATCGGCGAGTCGCTGCTGTACGTGCTGCGCGAGCGGCTCGGCCTCGCGGGCGCCAAGGACGGCTGCTCGCAGGGCGAGTGCGGCGCCTGCAACGTCCAGGTCGACGGCCGGCTCGTCGCCTCCTGCCTGGTGCCGGCCGTGACCGCCGCCGGCAGCGAGGTGCGCACCGTCGAAGGGCTCGCCGAGGACGGGCACCCCTCCGACGTGCAGCGCGCGCTCGCCCGTTGCGGCGCCGTCCAGTGCGGCTTCTGCGTGCCGGGCATGGCGATGACCGTGCACGACCTGCTGGAGGGCAACCCGGCCCCGAGCGAGCTGGAGACCCGCCAGGCCCTGTGCGGCAACCTCTGCCGCTGCTCCGGCTACCGGGGCGTCGTCCGGGCCGTCCAGGAGGTCGTCGCCGAACGCGCGGCCCACGCGGCCGAGTCCCCCGACGGGGACGAGGACGAGCCGCGCATCCCGCACCAGGCGGGCCCGGGAGCCGGCGGCGTCCACGCCTCGGCGTTCGAGGCGCCCGGCGCCATGGGACCGCATGACCCGTACGGCCAGGACGGAGGCCAGGCGTGA